A region from the Myxococcales bacterium genome encodes:
- a CDS encoding AMP-binding protein has protein sequence MMGPLELLEATRGVAVGEFLRARTILRVAASTGLAASLSRRGLLEIARSLPGGQNPSLLFRIYAADRPDSAALVYEGLSITWANLWRDITRAAAGLLEAGARPGASVLLVMRNRPEFIVAQNAAALIGCAAVSASFHATAEELSYLAEHSRAAVAIVEHSLRDRLPALVPEIVTVGAESATWPALLRRGARSPVTGATGEPSVVVYTSGTTGKPKGAVRKFPRDSMAGAMRFIEITPMRAGDRHLVVAPLYHSTAYAFATMTLLLGGTVVLGADFEPARFLDDLERHHINTTAVVPTLLHRCLEYLGARRTRPMALPDLRAIFSGGAPLSGALALRVMDRFGDVLFNFYGATETGLVTLATPDDLRHAPGTIGRAVPGVALRFAGADGREVRAGETGELFVKGSLVSEGYLRDDDATRAASQDGYTSVGDLARQDPQGRVFLEGRRRELIISGGVNVYPIEVEHALETHPQIAEAAVVGVPDDEWGERVRAYLVLREQHAPLDHDELRAYMKARLSGAKVPREYVTVGELPRNPTGKVQKARLAREYP, from the coding sequence ATGATGGGCCCCCTGGAGCTCCTCGAAGCGACGCGCGGCGTGGCCGTTGGCGAGTTTCTGCGCGCACGAACCATCCTGCGCGTCGCCGCGTCTACGGGGCTCGCCGCCTCGCTCTCCCGCCGCGGCCTCCTCGAGATCGCGCGCTCACTGCCGGGCGGCCAGAATCCATCGCTGCTCTTCCGCATCTACGCCGCCGACCGCCCTGACAGCGCCGCACTCGTCTACGAGGGTCTGTCGATCACGTGGGCCAACCTTTGGCGCGACATCACGCGGGCCGCGGCGGGCCTCCTCGAAGCGGGGGCACGACCGGGCGCGTCGGTCCTCTTGGTCATGAGAAATCGCCCCGAGTTTATCGTGGCGCAAAACGCCGCGGCGCTCATCGGCTGCGCCGCCGTGAGCGCCTCGTTTCACGCCACTGCCGAAGAGCTCTCGTACTTGGCGGAGCACTCGCGCGCTGCGGTGGCCATCGTCGAGCACTCGCTCCGAGACCGCTTGCCGGCACTGGTGCCGGAGATCGTCACCGTCGGCGCCGAGTCAGCTACGTGGCCGGCACTCTTGAGACGTGGCGCCCGCTCGCCGGTGACCGGCGCGACCGGCGAACCGAGCGTCGTTGTCTACACGTCGGGCACGACGGGCAAACCTAAGGGCGCGGTCCGCAAATTCCCGCGCGACAGCATGGCCGGCGCCATGCGCTTCATCGAGATCACGCCTATGAGGGCTGGCGATCGACACCTCGTCGTCGCGCCGCTGTACCACTCGACGGCGTACGCCTTCGCGACCATGACGCTTCTGCTCGGAGGCACGGTGGTCCTTGGCGCAGACTTTGAGCCGGCGCGCTTCCTAGATGACCTAGAGCGGCACCACATCAACACGACGGCCGTGGTGCCTACGCTGCTGCATCGGTGCCTGGAGTATTTGGGCGCGCGAAGGACGCGGCCGATGGCGCTTCCGGACCTCCGGGCGATCTTCAGCGGCGGCGCACCGCTCTCAGGCGCGCTCGCGCTCCGCGTGATGGATCGCTTCGGCGACGTGCTCTTCAATTTCTACGGCGCCACCGAAACTGGGCTTGTAACCCTCGCCACGCCCGACGATCTCCGGCACGCCCCAGGCACCATTGGACGCGCGGTGCCGGGCGTCGCACTGCGGTTCGCCGGCGCTGACGGTCGCGAGGTTCGGGCGGGCGAGACCGGCGAGCTCTTCGTCAAGGGCTCGCTCGTGTCGGAGGGGTACCTCCGCGATGACGACGCCACGCGCGCCGCATCGCAGGACGGGTACACGAGCGTCGGTGATCTGGCGCGTCAGGACCCGCAAGGCCGCGTGTTTCTGGAAGGGCGACGCCGCGAACTCATCATCAGCGGCGGCGTCAATGTCTACCCCATCGAGGTCGAACACGCGCTCGAGACCCATCCGCAAATCGCCGAGGCGGCCGTCGTCGGCGTTCCCGATGACGAGTGGGGCGAGCGCGTGCGCGCTTACCTGGTCCTCCGCGAGCAGCACGCACCGCTCGACCACGACGAGCTTCGCGCGTACATGAAGGCTCGCCTCTCTGGCGCGAAGGTGCCCCGCGAATACGTCACCGTTGGCGAGCTGCCGCGGAACCCAACGGGAAAAGTCCAAAAAGCACGCCTCGCTCGGGAGTATCCATGA
- a CDS encoding serine/threonine protein kinase, translating into MDELLPVLVAWVEDGAPLTSTVKAALAGEVAFLPLEQPPFEQTTHILEVHVAGATVPFVLLAEPVGFAKGGQFPLQLRPFDEEQRYRLEAALAVGDSAERSSDRLSSLPPPPSAADIAKVSAKPAPDPLVGRTLGGGKFRIDQLLGSGAAGRVYRALHRDLQKAVAVKVLHPFYQSDADYASRFQGEALAASRIDHLNVLRILDFGQEPTGLLYIVMEFLEGRDLHEVIEQEGPLSLGRLAPIAMQICAGLSVAHDTGIVHRDIKPENVILVAGVDDDGKAAEVAKVCDFGIAQTRVAGASADDRVICGTPEYMSPEQWQAAELDARTDIYALGVTLYEMATRFVPITGETQTEVFTRALTDEVPPPSLYNADLDLRLDAIILKCLAKDRRERYASARELRTALRALVEPAADGARRERRREMLDAQKALPLEDPQAGFTEFFVAIASAVMRTGYYDWNYWEAGTALARLMSAAERVLDHRGEISFSRRDVAGAVTFTLVTGTGEVKELKKAVPASVYELYAEKFGDVFVRRNVVSLVVRDGVPEEELSDAVDLLSGPEIPAEELRAKFLARGFSEISILFVADLLGRKRKLPWQVDLCVSRLARDLRALPLLRGMADSERRALRTQMVGDVLRVVTKVEQLRVILDNADLIAAEASHDDALSAEQVVDTVVQALAPRPAVALAQVLLAELAAPPTAEPRVGAATLLTPFAARFVRERTEESDALLRQLYERSVLTLQDLPKDLQLWIFAEQRATSLVADKAGTLLVLDGAASPDAYDREASVLEYTARVVARRGDLPSIVAIVERFKAHAADERRAPRVRQRAAAAARLVEEPEVLMCVAHTLLGGAAAMREPAQALLSAAGAKAAAPLAEARQQLSGSDAALRARFVAALRAVGNEALPVVSSALQKLGADADATLLEDFLRAVPDVADEAAGRIVEPLVRHPVATVRRAAATAIAALSGPAARGALLELLEGTDDGVRLGALAGLRRVKAVDVDVVARIDKIVSGLSPSGEELRAAAAASLVDVAPEVRGTALGILSRVVKVQRKSFVGLLKDAMASPTDSSMVLIASARALVTLGGDKGRELVRERAATASGVVKQQLDAILTAG; encoded by the coding sequence GTGGACGAGCTGCTCCCCGTTCTCGTTGCGTGGGTGGAGGACGGCGCCCCGCTGACGAGCACCGTGAAAGCCGCGCTCGCTGGCGAGGTCGCCTTCCTGCCGCTTGAGCAGCCTCCCTTCGAACAGACCACGCACATCCTCGAGGTTCACGTCGCCGGAGCGACGGTGCCGTTCGTTCTCCTGGCAGAGCCTGTCGGGTTCGCCAAGGGCGGCCAGTTCCCACTGCAGCTGCGACCCTTTGACGAGGAGCAACGTTACCGTCTCGAAGCGGCGCTCGCCGTCGGTGACTCGGCTGAGCGGTCCAGCGACCGTCTCAGCAGTCTGCCACCGCCGCCGTCGGCGGCCGACATCGCGAAGGTCAGCGCGAAGCCCGCGCCCGATCCGCTGGTCGGGCGAACGCTCGGCGGCGGCAAGTTCCGCATCGACCAACTCCTCGGCAGTGGTGCCGCGGGCCGTGTCTACCGTGCGCTCCACCGCGATCTCCAGAAGGCTGTCGCCGTAAAGGTTCTTCACCCGTTCTATCAGTCCGACGCCGACTACGCGTCACGCTTCCAAGGCGAGGCGCTCGCCGCGAGCCGCATCGACCACCTGAATGTGCTCCGCATCCTCGACTTCGGGCAAGAGCCGACGGGCCTGCTCTACATCGTCATGGAGTTCCTCGAAGGCCGGGATCTTCACGAAGTCATCGAACAGGAGGGACCGCTGTCGCTCGGGCGACTCGCGCCCATCGCCATGCAGATCTGCGCCGGCCTGTCAGTGGCCCACGACACCGGTATCGTGCATCGAGACATCAAGCCCGAAAACGTGATCCTCGTGGCCGGCGTTGACGACGACGGCAAGGCCGCGGAGGTCGCCAAGGTCTGCGACTTCGGCATCGCCCAGACCCGTGTCGCGGGGGCAAGCGCCGACGACAGGGTCATCTGCGGAACGCCCGAGTACATGTCGCCCGAGCAGTGGCAGGCCGCGGAGCTCGACGCGAGGACGGACATCTACGCGCTCGGCGTGACGCTCTACGAGATGGCCACACGCTTCGTGCCGATCACCGGAGAAACCCAGACCGAGGTCTTCACGCGCGCACTTACCGACGAAGTGCCTCCGCCGTCGCTCTACAACGCTGACCTCGACCTTCGCCTCGACGCGATCATTCTCAAGTGCCTCGCCAAAGACCGGCGCGAGCGTTACGCGTCAGCGCGCGAGCTTCGGACGGCGCTGCGTGCCCTCGTCGAGCCGGCAGCCGACGGCGCGCGCCGCGAGCGGCGTCGCGAGATGCTCGACGCCCAGAAGGCGCTGCCCCTCGAAGATCCACAAGCTGGCTTCACCGAGTTCTTCGTTGCCATCGCGTCGGCCGTCATGCGCACGGGTTACTACGATTGGAACTATTGGGAAGCCGGCACGGCGCTCGCGCGCCTCATGTCGGCGGCGGAACGGGTGCTCGATCATCGGGGCGAGATCTCGTTTTCGCGGCGTGACGTCGCGGGCGCCGTGACCTTCACGTTGGTGACAGGCACCGGTGAGGTGAAGGAGCTCAAGAAGGCCGTTCCCGCCTCGGTCTACGAGCTCTACGCGGAGAAATTTGGCGACGTCTTCGTGCGACGAAACGTCGTCTCGCTGGTCGTCCGAGACGGCGTTCCGGAGGAAGAGCTCTCGGACGCCGTCGACCTCCTCTCGGGACCCGAGATCCCGGCGGAGGAGCTCCGCGCCAAGTTCCTGGCCCGCGGCTTCTCGGAAATCTCGATCCTCTTCGTCGCCGACCTCTTGGGACGCAAGCGCAAGCTGCCCTGGCAGGTTGACCTTTGTGTCTCGCGGCTGGCGCGCGATCTCCGTGCCCTCCCGCTCTTGCGTGGCATGGCGGACAGCGAGCGTCGCGCCTTGCGGACGCAGATGGTCGGCGACGTGCTCCGCGTCGTGACCAAGGTGGAGCAACTGCGCGTCATCCTCGACAACGCCGATCTCATCGCCGCGGAGGCGAGCCACGACGACGCGCTCAGCGCCGAGCAGGTGGTCGATACCGTCGTTCAGGCGCTGGCGCCGCGTCCCGCCGTGGCGCTCGCGCAAGTCCTGCTCGCGGAGTTGGCGGCGCCGCCGACAGCGGAGCCTCGGGTGGGCGCAGCGACGCTGCTCACGCCGTTTGCGGCGCGCTTCGTCCGCGAGCGTACCGAGGAGTCGGACGCGCTTCTTCGCCAGCTCTACGAGCGCAGTGTCTTGACGCTGCAAGATCTCCCGAAAGATCTCCAGCTCTGGATCTTCGCTGAACAGCGCGCCACGAGTCTCGTGGCCGACAAGGCCGGCACGCTTCTCGTGCTCGATGGGGCAGCGTCACCCGACGCGTACGACCGGGAGGCGTCGGTTCTCGAATACACGGCTCGCGTTGTCGCGCGGCGCGGCGACCTGCCGAGCATTGTCGCCATCGTGGAGCGATTCAAGGCCCACGCTGCCGACGAACGTCGCGCGCCTCGCGTGCGTCAACGGGCCGCTGCGGCAGCGCGCCTCGTCGAAGAGCCGGAGGTCCTCATGTGTGTGGCCCACACGCTCCTCGGTGGCGCTGCCGCCATGCGTGAGCCGGCGCAGGCGCTGCTCTCGGCAGCGGGAGCCAAAGCCGCGGCTCCCCTCGCGGAGGCGCGGCAGCAGCTCTCCGGCAGCGACGCGGCGCTGCGAGCACGCTTTGTCGCGGCACTGCGCGCCGTGGGCAACGAGGCGCTTCCGGTCGTATCTTCGGCGCTCCAGAAGCTCGGCGCCGATGCCGATGCGACGCTCTTGGAGGATTTCTTGCGCGCCGTCCCCGACGTCGCCGACGAGGCCGCGGGCCGCATCGTCGAGCCCCTCGTACGGCATCCCGTCGCGACTGTGCGGCGCGCTGCCGCGACCGCCATTGCCGCGCTGTCGGGACCCGCGGCGCGAGGAGCCCTCCTCGAGTTGCTCGAGGGCACCGACGACGGCGTTCGCCTCGGCGCCCTCGCCGGGCTGCGACGCGTCAAGGCCGTTGACGTCGATGTGGTGGCACGCATCGACAAGATCGTGAGCGGACTCTCGCCCTCCGGCGAGGAACTGCGAGCTGCCGCCGCCGCCTCGCTTGTCGACGTGGCGCCGGAGGTCCGTGGCACGGCCTTGGGGATCCTCTCGCGCGTCGTGAAAGTGCAGCGAAAGAGCTTCGTGGGGCTACTTAAGGATGCGATGGCGTCGCCGACGGACTCCTCCATGGTGCTCATCGCGAGCGCACGCGCGCTCGTCACCTTGGGGGGTGACAAGGGCCGTGAGCTCGTGCGCGAGCGCGCTGCCACGGCGTCGGGCGTCGTCAAGCAGCAGCTGGACGCGATATTGACCGCTGGCTAG
- a CDS encoding AMP-binding protein, protein MELGLRVGPGSVIVDASGAHRYEDVAERSQRIAGALGARAVQPADRVALLLLPTAEFVSAFFALLRLGACVVVLSPLHPPPEMRAMLDDAGVGLVLTESALLAHLGEAAIGRRVVRLEDLSSGASGEGPLAPSARKDALQLYTSGTTGRPKGAILTHENLATQQRLLRDAWAFSEADVLLHALPLHHMHGLVIALMTALGSGASVRMLPRFDARVVWDSFAQVSVFMGVPAMYTRLVEAFHAADGATQTRWREGARGLRLATSGSAALPVPVADAWEAIAGSIPLERFGMTEIGVGLTNPLAPEERRRGFCGVPLPTVEARVVDDAGVDSDTGELWIRGPSVFGGYFGREEENRKAFVADPLGGAPWFRTGDTVLRDTAAGGAFRVLGRTSVDILKSGGYKLSALEIEGIILELGAVAAVAVVGVPDPRWGERVVACIVPAEGRESECDANTVREHVKHKLAPYKCPKDVILLAELPRNALGKVVKPELIRRLARLAP, encoded by the coding sequence ATGGAACTCGGATTGCGCGTAGGGCCCGGCAGCGTCATCGTCGACGCCAGCGGAGCGCACCGCTACGAAGACGTGGCCGAGCGAAGCCAACGCATCGCTGGAGCGCTCGGCGCCCGCGCGGTGCAGCCCGCCGACCGCGTGGCGCTCCTTCTGTTACCGACCGCAGAGTTCGTAAGCGCCTTCTTCGCGCTGCTGCGGCTCGGCGCCTGCGTGGTGGTGCTTTCGCCGCTGCATCCGCCGCCCGAGATGCGCGCCATGTTGGATGACGCCGGCGTGGGGCTCGTGCTCACGGAATCGGCACTCCTGGCGCACCTCGGCGAAGCGGCGATCGGGCGCCGCGTCGTCAGGCTGGAGGACCTCTCCAGTGGCGCGTCAGGGGAAGGTCCGCTGGCTCCTTCAGCTCGCAAGGACGCGCTCCAGCTCTACACGAGCGGAACGACGGGACGCCCGAAGGGAGCGATCCTAACGCACGAGAACCTGGCGACGCAGCAGCGCCTCCTCAGGGACGCTTGGGCGTTTTCTGAAGCCGACGTGCTCCTCCACGCGCTTCCGCTGCATCACATGCATGGCCTCGTCATCGCGCTCATGACGGCGCTGGGCTCGGGAGCGAGCGTTCGCATGCTGCCGCGCTTCGACGCCCGAGTCGTGTGGGACAGCTTCGCTCAGGTCAGCGTCTTCATGGGGGTGCCGGCCATGTACACGCGGCTCGTGGAGGCGTTCCACGCGGCCGATGGCGCAACGCAAACGCGGTGGCGCGAGGGGGCGCGAGGACTCCGCCTCGCCACGAGCGGCAGCGCAGCGCTCCCCGTGCCAGTTGCCGATGCGTGGGAGGCCATCGCCGGGAGCATCCCGCTGGAGCGCTTCGGCATGACGGAGATCGGCGTGGGCCTGACGAATCCCTTGGCACCGGAGGAGCGACGGCGAGGGTTCTGCGGCGTTCCGCTGCCCACCGTCGAGGCGCGCGTCGTTGACGACGCCGGCGTCGACTCCGATACGGGCGAGCTCTGGATCCGGGGCCCGAGCGTCTTCGGCGGCTACTTCGGTCGCGAGGAGGAGAACCGGAAGGCCTTCGTGGCTGATCCGCTTGGCGGCGCGCCGTGGTTTCGGACCGGCGACACGGTGCTGCGCGACACGGCAGCGGGCGGCGCGTTCCGCGTCCTCGGCCGCACGAGCGTCGACATCTTGAAGAGCGGCGGTTACAAACTCAGCGCCCTAGAGATCGAGGGCATCATCCTAGAGCTCGGCGCCGTGGCCGCTGTCGCCGTAGTGGGCGTACCCGACCCGCGGTGGGGTGAGCGGGTCGTCGCGTGCATCGTGCCCGCCGAGGGCCGCGAATCCGAGTGTGACGCAAACACCGTGCGCGAGCACGTCAAACACAAACTTGCACCTTACAAGTGTCCCAAGGACGTAATTCTCCTCGCGGAGCTGCCGCGCAACGCCCTCGGCAAGGTCGTCAAGCCCGAGCTCATCAGGCGCTTGGCACGGCTTGCGCCCTAG
- a CDS encoding TlpA family protein disulfide reductase has protein sequence MSVRRLAAALSLLAPFACGPSRPRDAVSDIGVSRSPERAVPLYAFESLDARRVSSQAFAGKVVVLAFVATWDLPSQAQVAFLVEMARRDGPSERIAYAAVFLQEGKDRELIEVYRTTLGIKFPVAVADRGTLSGAGPFGDVQAVPTVVVLDKSGHVRFQKVGLAKPDELRGAMSLD, from the coding sequence GTGAGTGTCCGGCGACTTGCGGCGGCGCTATCGCTGCTGGCGCCCTTCGCGTGCGGGCCGTCGCGACCTCGAGACGCGGTGAGCGACATCGGCGTCTCGCGGAGCCCTGAGCGGGCGGTGCCGCTCTACGCCTTCGAGTCGCTCGACGCGCGTCGCGTGAGCTCACAGGCCTTCGCGGGCAAGGTCGTCGTGCTGGCCTTTGTCGCGACGTGGGACCTGCCGAGCCAGGCGCAGGTCGCCTTTCTCGTGGAGATGGCACGCCGCGATGGCCCCTCCGAGCGGATCGCCTACGCGGCGGTTTTCCTGCAAGAGGGCAAGGATCGAGAGCTCATCGAGGTCTATCGCACAACGCTCGGCATCAAGTTCCCCGTGGCCGTCGCGGACCGCGGGACGCTCTCCGGCGCCGGGCCCTTCGGCGACGTTCAAGCGGTGCCTACGGTGGTCGTCCTCGACAAGTCGGGGCACGTAAGGTTTCAGAAGGTCGGCCTGGCCAAGCCCGACGAACTCCGTGGGGCCATGAGCCTCGATTGA
- a CDS encoding sigma-70 family RNA polymerase sigma factor: MTRPPRATDKEIEALVRDSLDLVPIIAKQVRRQLSPRLDLAELEAAGREGLFAAALAFDPERGVPFRKWAAIRTRGAMLDGLRASGGLPREVYRRLRALRAADLVQEGRVEDDATSPPPNSAVGDARVEETLQSMAMAMAAGFLAASSEGLAYVVDEGLDPEEAVAEKRLLETLRALIAARPEAERRLLERHYFDGVTVDEAAREIGLSKSWASRLHARAMVSLAADAKKLLSNG; encoded by the coding sequence ATGACTCGGCCCCCCCGGGCGACGGACAAGGAGATCGAGGCGCTGGTCCGCGACTCGCTCGACCTCGTTCCGATCATCGCCAAGCAAGTGCGCCGCCAACTGAGCCCGCGGCTCGACTTGGCCGAGCTCGAAGCGGCCGGTCGCGAGGGGCTCTTCGCGGCCGCGTTGGCCTTCGATCCGGAGCGGGGCGTTCCGTTCCGCAAGTGGGCGGCCATTCGCACGCGGGGCGCGATGCTCGACGGGCTCCGGGCAAGCGGCGGCTTGCCGCGAGAAGTTTACCGACGGCTCCGCGCGCTCCGCGCCGCCGACCTCGTGCAAGAAGGACGCGTCGAGGACGACGCGACGAGCCCACCGCCGAACAGCGCCGTCGGCGACGCCCGCGTGGAGGAGACCTTGCAGAGCATGGCCATGGCGATGGCCGCTGGCTTCCTGGCCGCGTCGAGCGAAGGGCTGGCCTACGTCGTCGACGAGGGCCTCGATCCAGAGGAGGCGGTCGCTGAAAAGCGCCTACTCGAAACCCTTCGCGCCCTCATCGCGGCGCGACCCGAAGCGGAGCGGCGCTTGCTAGAGCGGCACTACTTCGACGGCGTCACGGTCGACGAAGCGGCGCGGGAGATTGGACTCTCGAAATCGTGGGCCAGTCGCCTCCACGCGCGGGCCATGGTCTCGCTGGCGGCAGACGCGAAGAAGCTCTTGTCCAACGGCTGA
- the mnmA gene encoding tRNA 2-thiouridine(34) synthase MnmA yields the protein MRVLVAMSGGVDSSVAAARLLRDGHEVVGATLHLWDYPDEGQKGSHGRCCAPEDQYDARRVADALGFPHYTFDRRELFLETVVEPFVDAYLRGETPSPCTSCNRGVKLGELFAIADRLGCAKVATGHYARILLDEGGLSVLATGRDETKDQSYFLYATAQERLARLVFPLGESGKAEVRAEAVALALPGATKGESQELCFVGEGSGAYASFVEERAKGRLRPGPIVDADGRTVGMHAGIHRFTVGQRKGLGVSLGDPAYVAAIDPESATVRLGSETALLARGARLDDVHLASGVALPRAARIRVRYRHGGAAGTIARDPIGVRVDFDAPTRAVARGQIAVFYEGDRVLGGGRIAEALGN from the coding sequence GTGCGTGTTCTCGTGGCCATGAGCGGAGGGGTCGACTCGAGCGTCGCGGCGGCGCGGCTCTTGCGCGACGGCCATGAGGTCGTGGGCGCTACCCTTCACCTTTGGGACTACCCCGACGAAGGTCAAAAGGGCTCCCACGGGAGATGCTGCGCGCCGGAAGACCAATACGACGCGAGGCGCGTGGCCGACGCTTTGGGTTTTCCGCACTACACCTTCGATCGGCGCGAGCTCTTCTTGGAGACGGTCGTTGAGCCCTTCGTCGACGCGTACCTCCGCGGTGAAACGCCGAGCCCTTGCACAAGCTGCAACCGAGGGGTGAAGCTCGGGGAGCTCTTCGCCATCGCCGATCGGCTCGGCTGCGCGAAGGTCGCCACGGGACACTACGCACGCATCCTTCTCGACGAGGGCGGCCTAAGCGTTCTCGCAACGGGCCGCGACGAGACCAAGGACCAAAGCTATTTTCTCTACGCGACGGCCCAGGAGCGGCTCGCGCGACTCGTCTTTCCGCTCGGTGAGAGCGGAAAAGCCGAGGTCCGAGCGGAGGCCGTCGCACTCGCCTTGCCGGGCGCTACCAAGGGAGAGAGCCAGGAGCTCTGCTTCGTTGGCGAAGGCTCCGGCGCCTACGCCAGCTTCGTCGAAGAGCGCGCCAAAGGGCGATTGCGACCGGGCCCCATCGTCGACGCCGACGGCCGCACCGTGGGGATGCACGCCGGGATTCATCGCTTCACCGTCGGCCAACGCAAGGGGCTGGGCGTCTCCCTCGGCGACCCAGCGTACGTCGCGGCCATCGACCCCGAGTCGGCGACGGTGCGCCTCGGAAGCGAGACTGCGCTCCTCGCAAGGGGCGCGCGCCTCGACGACGTGCACCTCGCAAGCGGCGTCGCCCTGCCGCGCGCGGCCCGCATTCGCGTGCGCTACCGGCACGGGGGGGCTGCGGGCACGATCGCCCGCGATCCGATCGGCGTGCGCGTGGACTTTGACGCGCCGACGCGCGCCGTCGCACGAGGCCAGATCGCCGTCTTCTACGAAGGCGATCGGGTCCTTGGTGGCGGACGCATCGCCGAAGCGCTCGGGAACTAG
- a CDS encoding tetratricopeptide repeat protein: MVAFAAMLSAPARVDAQAARSKGVRERAVAAWSRGDFDTAETLFNEALEGGGLNRADTLDVYVHLGSTRAVLGKKDAALVAFRQAALIEPTFKTPTEAGKKASLLADSAKKQQASLGRLELMATFPKRVPAGKTFDVPVRMDPTFSAILTKVAISVTDRLSDRTYSSDQPAGPEMSFMVPGKLVTGETSLAVRLVGLDGRDNELVATEGRVAVEGGKSPGDAVLAPADDKPKRSFWQTPWPYVLGGVALAAGGGALYYFVLRPSDQIAVTGIKVQ; the protein is encoded by the coding sequence ATGGTGGCCTTTGCGGCGATGCTGAGCGCGCCGGCGCGCGTTGACGCCCAGGCGGCACGGTCGAAGGGCGTGCGGGAGCGCGCCGTTGCGGCCTGGAGCCGCGGCGATTTCGACACCGCCGAAACGCTCTTCAACGAGGCCCTGGAGGGAGGCGGCTTGAACCGCGCCGACACCCTCGACGTCTACGTGCACCTCGGGTCCACACGAGCGGTGCTCGGCAAGAAAGACGCGGCGCTCGTCGCCTTTCGGCAGGCCGCGCTCATCGAGCCAACGTTCAAGACGCCGACAGAAGCGGGAAAAAAGGCGTCTCTATTGGCCGACTCCGCGAAGAAGCAACAGGCGTCGCTGGGCCGCCTCGAGCTCATGGCCACGTTTCCGAAGCGCGTTCCGGCCGGCAAGACCTTCGACGTGCCCGTCCGCATGGATCCCACCTTCTCGGCGATCCTCACCAAAGTCGCGATCTCGGTCACCGACCGGCTGAGCGACCGCACCTATTCGAGCGATCAGCCGGCCGGTCCGGAGATGAGCTTCATGGTGCCCGGCAAGCTGGTCACTGGCGAGACGAGCCTGGCTGTCCGGCTGGTCGGGCTCGACGGTCGCGACAACGAGCTCGTGGCGACCGAGGGACGCGTGGCGGTGGAAGGCGGAAAATCCCCAGGCGATGCGGTTCTGGCGCCCGCCGATGACAAGCCCAAGCGCAGCTTCTGGCAGACGCCTTGGCCCTATGTGCTGGGCGGCGTCGCGCTCGCGGCCGGCGGGGGAGCGCTCTACTATTTTGTGCTCCGTCCGTCAGACCAGATCGCCGTTACGGGCATCAAGGTCCAATAA